In the genome of Bradyrhizobium ottawaense, the window GATTCGTCGTCCGCAAGTGGTCCCAATGCTCGGCGGGGAATTCGTAGAACGCAAGCATTGCGTCGCGATCTTTCGTCAGGCACTCGACCGCCTTGTCGTACTTCGCTCCGTATTTCTCGGCAAAGACATCGATCGCCACTTCGGCCGAAGCTCGGTTGGACGCCAAATAGACCTCGCGCAGATCCTTCTTCATGCTGGCCTGTACCGACACTGCGACTTTGTTCAAGATATTCGCGGTTTTGTGCACCCAGCACCGCTGATGTCGCGTGGCGGGAAAGACCTCGTCGAGCGCCTTCCAGAAGCCGAGCGCGCCGTCACCGACGGCGATTTCCGGGGCGATCTTCAGCCCACGGGTTTTCGCCTCGACGAGCAGTTCGTGCCAGCTCTGCGTGCTCTCGCGCACGCCGACCTGGAAGCCGATGAGTTCCTTCTTGCCTTCCGGCGTCGCGCCGATCAGCACCAGCATGCATTCGCTGTGGTCTTCCATGCGAGCCTGCAGGAAGACGCCGTCCGCCCACACGTATACGTACCGGCGCGCCGACAGATCGCGCTTCTGCCAACGCTCGTACTCGAGCTGCCACTCCGTCGTCAGTCTGGAAACCACCGCCGGAGAAAGATTCGGCGCATCCTTGCCCAGGAGCGCCGCCAGCGCCTCCTGGAAGTCGCCCGTCGAGATGCCTCGCAGGTACAGAACCGGCAAAAGTGCATCCAAGCTCTTCGTGCGCCGTGCCCACAACGGCAGGATCGCCGAGGTGAAGCGGATCCGCTCGCCATCGCTGGTCACCGCGCGATCGCGAATCTTTACCCGGGCGACTTCGACGGCGCCGATCCCCGTCTGGATCGTCCGCACTGGACCATGGCCGTGCCGCACGAGGCGGTCGCGGCCATCGGGAAGCTTCAAGCCCTTCATCGCGGCGAGAAACGCCTCGGCTTCCATCTCGACAGCCTGCGCAAGCAGCTGCCGAGCACCAGATCGCAAAATATTCGTCAGTGGATCGTCGATCTCATCGGGCTGACGCAGTGGGACAATGTTGCTATGCTCGTTCATGGCGTATCGCTCTCCTTGAGGTTCTGGCAGGCTCGACACCCGCCTCGATACGCCGCCTATCTCATTCCGTCATCACCCAGTTTCCCGCATAGCTCGGTGAGGCATGCCGTAGCGGCACCGCTCCTGACGAGCTATTCTTTCGGTACGGACGAGCGATCGATCGCGTGCCCTATTTCTTCGGCGAGGACGTTCAGAAATACCTGGAAAAGATCCGTCTGCATCTAATCAACCTAAACCTCGCCAACTCGATGATGCAAAATCTCATCGATCCGGAGCGTCCGACATGGGTCAAAAAGCGCGGAGACGAGTTCATGGCGATAACCAAGTTCTACGAAGAAGCTCCACGCCTTTTCGGACCGTACATGAAAGCCCATCAGACAGCTTAATCGCGCAGAACGCGGGCAGCCGACGGCCTCGGTGCGCTACCTGGGACGATCCTCCAGAAGATCGAGGTACATGCAGGGTCACATAGCCCTTGGCACCGTCTAGGAGCACCTTGACTTGGGTGGCAGTCGCTCCCGGTCCAAGGATGACCCCTTTCCGGCCACTGAGGCGAGGCCCTGCTGACAGGGCAACGACTATCCGGCGACCAGCAAATAGCTCGTCTTTGGCAACCAACAGAGATCTGCCGAATTCGGCAGGGTACGGTTTGTGTTCCGCGGCATCGCCCGTCATATCGCAAGTCCGTTGCTGCGGAAAGCGAGATCTAGTGCGCTACGGCTTGCGCTCGCGCTTTGGTTGCG includes:
- a CDS encoding IS256 family transposase, whose translation is MNEHSNIVPLRQPDEIDDPLTNILRSGARQLLAQAVEMEAEAFLAAMKGLKLPDGRDRLVRHGHGPVRTIQTGIGAVEVARVKIRDRAVTSDGERIRFTSAILPLWARRTKSLDALLPVLYLRGISTGDFQEALAALLGKDAPNLSPAVVSRLTTEWQLEYERWQKRDLSARRYVYVWADGVFLQARMEDHSECMLVLIGATPEGKKELIGFQVGVRESTQSWHELLVEAKTRGLKIAPEIAVGDGALGFWKALDEVFPATRHQRCWVHKTANILNKVAVSVQASMKKDLREVYLASNRASAEVAIDVFAEKYGAKYDKAVECLTKDRDAMLAFYEFPAEHWDHLRTTNPIESVFATVRHRTVRTKGSLSSTTAKLMVFKLLCAASKTWRRLKGTNQLPKVIAGVRFENGIEVIQVPENHAA